Genomic segment of Gloeocapsa sp. PCC 7428:
CGGTCATACTGCTGACGGCTAAAATATTACCAAGCGATCGCCAACGCTTTGCGCAAATGTCTGTTGCTGGTGTCATCACCAAGCCGTTTAATCCGCTGACTATTTGGACTCAGATCGCCGCAATTTTAGGCTGGTAATAAAACCGCCCGTGCGACAGAAAGAAGCACAGTGCTAGTAAAAATCGCTACAATCGCGATCAAACCAAATAATACGATCGCTGTAATGACAAACACTGTTGAAGTATGAATCGGTCGATACAAATAGTCAGGTTGTGAAATTGACTGAACATCTTTGATATAGCTAATAATTGCTAGAATCAACAAAAATATTCCTAACGCGATCGCACCCAAGCCAATTATCTGAGCTATCCGTGCATTCAGTGCGGTATCATTGCGAGCAAATGTCTGATTTACCGCGTTGAAAATGCGCTCGAACGCAATCCCAAAACCAATCAGCGTTAAACAATTTTGAATCCAACCGATCAACGTTCGTTCAGCCGCAGCCCGATTGCGCTGTTTCGCTAGTTCGTTGGTAATATTTCTTGGCTGCTGAGAATTCATAACATTTTAGAACAAAATACCGATAAACGCGATCGCACCGATACCAACAAGCGCGATCGCGACAGTTAACCCTAAAGATCGACGCGGCGTATAAAGATAATCTTCCTCGCGTTGGATGCGTGCAAGTTCTTGTCGATGCTCGATGGATGCCACAATCATCGCATACGTTCCTAAGGCAACAAAAGCCAAACCAAGAATTCGTGAAAACCTTACAGGATTGAAGTCTCCAGCAACTTGCAAGCTGCGAATCGCACTAACGATGCGATCGATCCCAAACCCAAAGCTAATCAAAGCCAGACAAGTCCGAATCCATGCCATGAGCGTACGTTCAGCCGCAGCGCGGTTGCGTTCTTTAGCCAGTTCAGCTTGAATATTCGGTACTTTGCGCGCCGGAAGCGGGTCATTCATAGCAGGGGTCAGGGGTCAGAGGTCTGAGGTCAGGGTTAAATTCCCCTCAGGGAAATCGCTATGAGCTTTTATATTGACTAGGACTATAAAACCAAATTTAGCCTGAGCGGTCATAAAAAGTTAAATAACTCAGTTTAAAGATAGATTATTTTTCAATTAATAAAAGGTTAAAAGTATTTCAAGTAACTTAATACACTGAGTTAATTAAATCACATATTTAGCAAAAAATGGAGAGCTAATCCTGCCAATTTTTAGCGACAAAAGCTGTTGTAGAGCGTCAACCAGGAAAAAGATGAGTAAAGCTGCTACAAAAACAACACGCCTTCCAGGAAAAGCAACTACCAGTATTTGGTCGCAGTTTGAAGCGAAGCGATCGCCGCTGCGAAAACCCATACGCCCAGGAAAATTTAGTTGGGTATTAGACACAGTAATTCCACTGAGTTTAACTATCGTTGCTGGTATTGCAGTCCTGTTACCAACTCATATAGAGTACCCAGCCCGCTTATCTTTATTTGCGTTCGCTCTAGCAGTTATTCTTTGGTCAACAACATCGCTGAACGCCGCATACGTTGCACTCGCCGCCATGATGCTACTGATTTTGTTTGGTGGCATTTCCCAAGAACAACTTTACGAAGCGCTGGCATCTGACGTTATTTGGCTGATGATCGGTGCTTTTATTTTAGGGGGAGCAGTGCAGCAAACAGGCTTAGCTGCCAGATTAACACAGCTTGTGGTAGCAAGAGCGCAAAGTGTGGGCAGTATGTTTTGGTTGATGACAACAATGCTCATTCCGCTATCCTTTTTTATTCCTTCCACCTCTGGCAGAGCAGCGGTTGTGATTCCAGTTTTTCGCAGTATTGCAAGTGCTGCTGGCGATCGCCGCATTACACGTGGTTTAGCCTTGCTCATGCCCACAGTGATTTTAGTTTCCACAATTGCAACGCTCATCGGCGCAGGTTCGCACCTGATTGCGAATGACTTACTCAACCAAATTGCTGGAGTACGCTTATCGTTTGCGCAATGGGTACTTTACGGTTTGCCGTTTGGAGTTGTCGCGAGTTATCTCTCGTGCTGGGTGATTATGCGGTTGTTTCTCGACGAGAAACGTCTCAGCCGCCGCTTGCAAGTGCCACTTGCCAAACGTAAACCTTTATCGCAGAAAGAATGGGTGACTTTAATTGTTGTTGCCATTATGGTCGCTCTATGGCTAACCGAAAGCTGGCACGGATTTGAAATTGCAACTGTCACCGTCATCGGTGCGTTGATCTTAACTGCTCCTAGTGTCGGGGTATTAAAATGGCAAGAAGGACTTAAAGCGGTTTCTTGGAACTTAATTATTTTTGTCGGTGCTGCCTTAATTCTAGGACGCGCCTTGATTGATACAGGTGCAGCCCAGTGGATTATCAATCAACTTTTTAACCTGAGTGGTATTGTAGGTGCAGAGTCACGGTTACTGATTCTAGTCGTACTCACCTTAATTTCGCTGACTTCGCATATTTATATGACATCGCATACCGCGAGGGCAGTTGCACTTGTACCTGCTGTATTGTATCTCGCAAGCAGCTTGCAACTCAATCCAGCGGCGGTGTTGTTTATCAGCACAGTGGGTATGGACTACTGTCTGACGTTTCCCGTGAGTTCTAAAGCGTTGTTGATGTTTCAAGAACTCGAAGGCGAAACCTACAAACCAACCGATTTACTGCGCTTGAGTTCAGTCATGCTGTTGATTCACTTTGGATTAATGGTGCTGTTCTACTACGCCTATTGGCGCTGGATTGGTTTAAGTCTGTAAGCAATACGATCTATGAACCTACGACAGAAACTGTTAACGACATTTGGCGGACTCGCGTTACTTACCTTCGTCTCATCTGGTGTAACACTATGGACGATCGCTCAGTGGCGAGTCAGTAGCGAACAGCTGCAAAGCCATTACCAACGCAGCTTACTTTTGCAGCGCGTACGAGCAAGTGCTTTTCGTGCAATTAAAGAAGTACCCGATGCGATTACAGGCAACGATCCTGATGCACGTCAAGAATTTGAAACATTCCTTCAACCAATCGAGCAAGATTTTCAAGAATGGTCGGCGTTAGCTGACACTGAAGCAGAACAGCAGCAAGTACAGCAAGTTCGTCAAGCCTACGAGGTGCTAGTCCAAAATGCGCGCAGAGTGTTTGATTTGGTAGACGTTGGGCGGATTTCTGAAGCGTTGCAGTTAGCAGAAGAACCCCTCGAAGGAGATAACTTCGCCTCGTTTCAGACATTGACAGAACAAGCCGTCGCCTCCGATCAACAAAATCGTCAGATCGTTAATGCGCAGGTGCAGAATACACGACAAACCGCACAAATCGCACTAGCGATCGCTGCTTTTGGGGCAATTTCGCTCATCCTCCTGCTTGCCGCCTATTTAGCTTCTGATTTGTTCGCACCTTTACGCGAAGTCGAACACGCCCTCGATGACGTATCGCGGGGTGATTTTCAGCGGCGCTTAGAAATCGAACGCGACGACGAACTGGGGGCAATTAGTCATGCTTTCAATCGCATGGTAGAAGCCGTGCAGCAGCGTCAACAAGTCGTCGGGTTGGCGGCGGTGAGTACTCCTGACGGTGATGGCGTCGCCGTCGATTGGCAAAATCTACCAGCCAGAGTAACGCTACATCGCTTGGTCACGCAGTTGCGATCGCGCGTGACACAACTTAACCAAAACGGTGTTCATGACGGAAACGGTCAAGTTCTCACCGAACAAAAGCAAGCTGTCGTCGATCAACTCGATCTTTTACTACAATCGGTTTCTCGAATTACCGAATTTGGTTTTCCTCTCGACCTTAATCTGGCACGCACCGATATCCGAGCATTACTTTACGAAGTGCTACAGCGCTTCCAAGCAGAGTTTGTCGAACAAGCCATTAGTATCGAAGTCGATATTGCCCCAGAAGTCAGCTATGTCGTCGTCGATCGCCTCAAGCTACGCGAGGCGCTGAGTGAGTTAGTGCGCAACGCGATCGCGGCATTGCCAGAAAAAGGCGGTCGCATCGGATTGCGTACCAGCATTAGTCCTGATGGCACCGAGTTAGAGATTGAAGTCGCAGACAACGGTAAGGGCATTAAGCAGTCATTGATTGAAAGATCGTTTTCCCTAGCCGCACAAGGAAAGCAGTCTGGCGTAGGGTTAGCCCTCACCAAGTCAATTATCGAGCAGCACGGCGGTGAAATCGCAATTACAGGTGAACCAGGTCAAGGTACGTACGTACAGATTCGATTACCGTTACGCGAATAGGGGCAAGACAATGCCCCACCCATAATTTGGATGCAGATCCGCAGGGGCAAGGCAATACCTTGCCCTCACCCAAAAACGTATTAATTTTTACCCGCAGGAGATTCAAAATATGAGTCTACGAATATTAATCGCCCCCTCTGGATTCAAAGAAAGTTTAGAAGCCGATCAAGTTGCTGATTGCATCGCCACTGGTGTTTTACGCGCCTTACCCGATGCGGAAATTCAGAAAGCACCCTTAGTCGATGGCGGCGAAGGTTTTACCAAAGCACTCGTCGCTGCGACTGACGGTACGCTACACAACATAACTGTAACTGGACCTGTAGGACAACCTGTCGCCTCTCATTTTGGGTTTCTCGGTAACACTCAAGTCAAAACAGCAGTGCTA
This window contains:
- a CDS encoding YidH family protein, yielding MNSQQPRNITNELAKQRNRAAAERTLIGWIQNCLTLIGFGIAFERIFNAVNQTFARNDTALNARIAQIIGLGAIALGIFLLILAIISYIKDVQSISQPDYLYRPIHTSTVFVITAIVLFGLIAIVAIFTSTVLLSVARAVLLPA
- a CDS encoding ATP-binding protein; the protein is MNLRQKLLTTFGGLALLTFVSSGVTLWTIAQWRVSSEQLQSHYQRSLLLQRVRASAFRAIKEVPDAITGNDPDARQEFETFLQPIEQDFQEWSALADTEAEQQQVQQVRQAYEVLVQNARRVFDLVDVGRISEALQLAEEPLEGDNFASFQTLTEQAVASDQQNRQIVNAQVQNTRQTAQIALAIAAFGAISLILLLAAYLASDLFAPLREVEHALDDVSRGDFQRRLEIERDDELGAISHAFNRMVEAVQQRQQVVGLAAVSTPDGDGVAVDWQNLPARVTLHRLVTQLRSRVTQLNQNGVHDGNGQVLTEQKQAVVDQLDLLLQSVSRITEFGFPLDLNLARTDIRALLYEVLQRFQAEFVEQAISIEVDIAPEVSYVVVDRLKLREALSELVRNAIAALPEKGGRIGLRTSISPDGTELEIEVADNGKGIKQSLIERSFSLAAQGKQSGVGLALTKSIIEQHGGEIAITGEPGQGTYVQIRLPLRE
- a CDS encoding YidH family protein — translated: MNDPLPARKVPNIQAELAKERNRAAAERTLMAWIRTCLALISFGFGIDRIVSAIRSLQVAGDFNPVRFSRILGLAFVALGTYAMIVASIEHRQELARIQREEDYLYTPRRSLGLTVAIALVGIGAIAFIGILF
- a CDS encoding SLC13 family permease, with the translated sequence MSKAATKTTRLPGKATTSIWSQFEAKRSPLRKPIRPGKFSWVLDTVIPLSLTIVAGIAVLLPTHIEYPARLSLFAFALAVILWSTTSLNAAYVALAAMMLLILFGGISQEQLYEALASDVIWLMIGAFILGGAVQQTGLAARLTQLVVARAQSVGSMFWLMTTMLIPLSFFIPSTSGRAAVVIPVFRSIASAAGDRRITRGLALLMPTVILVSTIATLIGAGSHLIANDLLNQIAGVRLSFAQWVLYGLPFGVVASYLSCWVIMRLFLDEKRLSRRLQVPLAKRKPLSQKEWVTLIVVAIMVALWLTESWHGFEIATVTVIGALILTAPSVGVLKWQEGLKAVSWNLIIFVGAALILGRALIDTGAAQWIINQLFNLSGIVGAESRLLILVVLTLISLTSHIYMTSHTARAVALVPAVLYLASSLQLNPAAVLFISTVGMDYCLTFPVSSKALLMFQELEGETYKPTDLLRLSSVMLLIHFGLMVLFYYAYWRWIGLSL